In Campylobacter sp. RM16187, a single genomic region encodes these proteins:
- a CDS encoding type I secretion system permease/ATPase: protein MQANELKEVLKKSKKCMVYAGIFSVFVNLLMLTPPLYMLQLYGRVVTSRSLDTLIFLTLIVFALFAFMGLFEILRSRVLVIFANQMDINLSSRIYDAIFKMAAKNPGRATSQAMGDLNTLKQYLSTNGVFAFLDAPWLPFYIFILFLFHPYYGYFSIFAAIILLILAILNENTTKDGLKKSNDSYKSSIKFIDTNLRNSEVIYAMGMNKNLKKIWKDRHDNFLNAHSDTSIRAGVYTNLSKTFRIASQSAMLGIGAYLVVKMEISPGAMIAGSIIMGRALAPLDILISSWKSYRGARESYLRLSQFLQSFPEKDETLKLPDPKGVIQLEGVSLVPPYSKIPSLHNINLKLNSGEMCAIIGPSAAGKSSLARAILGVWPVANGVVRIDGADINQYDNDHLGQFVGYLPQDVELFDGSIAENIARFGELDSEAIVKAAKMANVHDMILKLPDGYDTRIGFRGANLSGGQRQRVALARALYKDPKIIVLDEPNASLDDEGERALFSTLMSLKTKATIIIITHKLNVLNAVDKIAVLGGGHLVHFGDKNQVLIQLNAYSKASLDKKTAKDVSTNESKEH from the coding sequence ATGCAGGCAAATGAACTTAAAGAGGTTCTAAAAAAATCCAAAAAATGTATGGTATATGCTGGTATTTTTAGTGTATTTGTAAACTTACTGATGTTAACGCCGCCGCTTTATATGCTTCAGCTTTATGGTCGAGTGGTAACATCAAGAAGTTTGGATACACTCATATTTTTAACCCTGATAGTATTTGCCCTATTTGCTTTTATGGGGCTTTTTGAAATACTTAGATCTCGTGTTTTGGTTATTTTTGCTAATCAGATGGATATAAATTTGTCTAGTAGGATATATGATGCTATCTTTAAAATGGCTGCAAAAAATCCCGGCAGAGCTACCTCACAAGCAATGGGTGATTTAAATACTCTAAAACAATACTTGAGTACAAATGGAGTTTTTGCTTTTTTAGATGCACCATGGTTACCTTTTTATATTTTTATTCTATTTTTATTCCATCCATACTATGGATATTTTAGTATTTTTGCTGCAATTATATTACTTATACTGGCTATTTTAAATGAAAATACTACAAAAGATGGATTGAAGAAATCAAATGATTCATACAAGAGTTCAATTAAATTTATTGATACAAATTTAAGAAATTCAGAAGTTATTTATGCTATGGGTATGAACAAAAATCTAAAAAAAATATGGAAAGACCGTCACGATAACTTTTTAAATGCACATTCTGATACTAGTATTAGGGCAGGCGTCTATACTAATTTAAGCAAAACGTTTCGTATAGCATCTCAGTCTGCAATGCTTGGCATAGGCGCATATTTGGTTGTTAAAATGGAAATTAGTCCTGGTGCGATGATAGCTGGTTCTATTATTATGGGTCGTGCTTTGGCTCCACTTGATATTTTAATATCTAGCTGGAAAAGCTATAGAGGAGCAAGAGAGAGCTATTTAAGGCTATCTCAATTTTTGCAATCATTTCCTGAGAAAGATGAAACTCTAAAATTACCTGATCCTAAAGGTGTGATACAATTAGAGGGAGTTAGTTTAGTTCCTCCTTATTCAAAAATTCCATCTTTACACAATATAAATTTAAAACTGAATTCAGGAGAAATGTGTGCGATAATAGGTCCCTCTGCTGCTGGAAAAAGTTCACTAGCTCGTGCAATATTAGGCGTTTGGCCTGTTGCAAATGGAGTTGTTAGGATAGATGGTGCAGATATAAACCAATATGACAACGATCATCTTGGTCAATTTGTTGGTTATTTACCACAAGACGTAGAACTTTTTGATGGAAGTATAGCGGAAAATATAGCTAGATTTGGAGAACTTGATAGCGAAGCTATAGTAAAAGCTGCTAAAATGGCAAACGTACATGATATGATATTAAAACTCCCTGATGGTTATGATACCAGAATAGGTTTTAGAGGGGCAAATTTAAGTGGAGGTCAGCGTCAAAGAGTGGCATTGGCAAGAGCTCTATATAAAGATCCTAAGATTATAGTACTTGATGAACCTAACGCAAGTTTGGATGATGAAGGAGAGAGAGCACTATTTTCTACGCTTATGAGTTTAAAAACAAAAGCTACTATTATTATTATAACACATAAATTAAATGTCTTAAATGCTGTTGACAAGATAGCCGTTTTAGGCGGAGGACACCTGGTTCATTTCGGAGATAAGAATCAGGTTCTAATACAATTAAATGCTTACTCAAAAGCATCTTTAGACAAAAAGACAGCAAAAGATGTCAGCACTAATGAATCAAAGGAACATTAA
- a CDS encoding HlyD family type I secretion periplasmic adaptor subunit: protein MVLKNESETIKFGLFSIFLLVIMFGVWMGLAPLNSAAVAVGKVSVIDNKKNIQHLEGGVIDKIFVKDGDIVKKNDPLIQIKNAKLDSEIEINKNELLQSSVLNSRLEAQRDDLKEIIFQDNISKFENFEKAKASQISIFNQQRDLLNNEKEILNQRIRQLENQIKGIEAILVAKNKRIISLNEEIKEWDRLFKEQLSDKIRLRDLNREKTLVEGDMAAANADISRIKVQITETKAQMILKERSFKDEVLKRLEETKARLVDLEQKNKVLQDQLNRTIVKSPVDGSVVEMAFYTVGGVVRPGENIMSIVPNDADYIVEGKLNITDIDTVYVGLLADLRFSAFNSSQSRVVEGEIIYVSADSLIDNAGHPFYELKVKITENGLEELKKNDFFLLPGMPVEVMIKTGERTVLSYFLKPFTDMFKRAFNED from the coding sequence ATGGTATTAAAAAATGAGAGTGAAACTATAAAATTTGGGCTTTTTTCTATATTCTTACTTGTTATAATGTTCGGTGTTTGGATGGGGCTAGCCCCTTTAAATAGCGCTGCTGTAGCTGTCGGAAAAGTAAGTGTCATAGATAACAAAAAAAATATTCAACATCTTGAGGGTGGCGTAATAGATAAAATTTTTGTCAAGGATGGGGATATTGTAAAAAAAAATGATCCACTGATACAGATTAAAAACGCTAAACTCGATAGCGAAATAGAGATCAATAAAAATGAACTTTTACAAAGTAGTGTTTTAAATTCGCGCTTAGAAGCCCAAAGAGATGACTTAAAAGAGATAATTTTTCAAGATAATATTAGTAAATTTGAAAATTTTGAAAAAGCGAAAGCAAGTCAAATTAGTATTTTTAATCAACAGCGAGATCTTTTAAACAATGAAAAAGAGATATTAAATCAAAGAATCCGACAGTTAGAAAATCAAATCAAAGGCATAGAAGCTATTTTAGTAGCAAAAAATAAGCGTATTATCTCTTTAAACGAAGAAATCAAAGAGTGGGATAGGCTTTTTAAAGAGCAACTTAGCGATAAGATAAGATTAAGGGATTTAAATAGAGAAAAAACGCTAGTTGAAGGAGATATGGCAGCAGCCAATGCTGATATTTCTAGAATTAAAGTTCAAATAACCGAAACTAAGGCACAAATGATTTTAAAGGAAAGAAGCTTTAAAGACGAAGTCTTAAAAAGGCTAGAAGAGACTAAAGCTAGACTAGTTGATTTAGAACAAAAAAATAAAGTCTTACAAGATCAATTAAATAGAACTATAGTCAAGTCTCCTGTTGATGGGAGCGTGGTGGAAATGGCTTTTTATACTGTAGGCGGTGTTGTAAGACCTGGAGAAAATATAATGAGCATAGTGCCTAATGATGCTGATTATATAGTTGAAGGAAAATTAAATATTACTGACATAGATACTGTTTATGTAGGACTTTTAGCGGATTTGCGTTTTTCTGCTTTCAATAGTTCACAAAGCAGAGTGGTTGAGGGCGAAATTATTTATGTATCTGCCGATAGTTTAATAGATAATGCAGGACATCCTTTTTATGAGTTAAAAGTTAAGATTACTGAAAATGGTTTAGAGGAACTTAAAAAAAATGACTTTTTTTTGCTTCCTGGAATGCCTGTTGAAGTAATGATTAAAACAGGAGAAAGAACAGTATTAAGTTATTTCTTAAAACCATTTACTGATATGTTTAAAAGGGCTTTTAATGAAGACTAA
- a CDS encoding TolC family protein codes for MKTKILLLSLFLAANASEVSLSTAYEMALQNNNELIQNTFERLATTQRVKQATAALLPSISVQATYNIEKYTQEDRVNIKIDESFYKYGINLNQVIFRPSLWYQKNQQEIREAGSELSLESVRQELVKKVAKAYFDYAYAKQKLKLAQSYKESNEARYNKMQKSLKFGLVNKMDTLESKVRYDESRLEVNKANRDIEITKLSFEKLIGEDIEIGDIFSNLNIGFFKGVNILNFNNLSENLDLKQSELLEIYSGNEYKKAKAERFPTVDLNLGFFNQHYIDNYRFKDKTKKLEGSIRFSMPLFTSGFNSAKIEEARLLQIASAHRHINAQKEINIKQKQIMSDFISYIDKFEIAKDAIGYAKIYEESIQKGYEEGLKNIVDLLDAKVRVFNSENELLNAGYKLITAYLELQHLIGNVSLSMIKDLEKAFL; via the coding sequence ATGAAGACTAAAATTTTATTATTGTCTCTTTTCCTTGCTGCAAATGCAAGCGAAGTTAGTTTATCTACTGCTTATGAAATGGCTTTACAAAACAACAATGAACTTATACAAAATACTTTTGAAAGGCTTGCTACTACACAAAGAGTAAAGCAGGCAACTGCTGCTCTTTTACCTAGTATATCAGTTCAAGCTACATACAACATTGAAAAATATACACAAGAAGATCGTGTAAATATAAAAATAGATGAGAGTTTTTATAAATATGGTATAAATTTAAATCAGGTTATATTTAGACCCTCTTTGTGGTATCAAAAAAATCAACAGGAAATCAGAGAAGCTGGAAGTGAATTATCACTTGAATCTGTAAGACAAGAACTAGTAAAAAAAGTTGCAAAAGCGTATTTTGATTATGCCTATGCCAAACAAAAGTTAAAGCTGGCACAAAGTTATAAAGAAAGCAATGAAGCTAGGTATAACAAAATGCAAAAATCGCTAAAGTTTGGTCTTGTCAATAAAATGGATACTTTAGAATCCAAAGTTCGCTACGATGAAAGCAGACTGGAAGTAAATAAGGCAAATAGAGACATAGAGATTACAAAATTATCATTTGAAAAATTAATCGGAGAGGATATAGAAATTGGAGATATATTCTCAAATTTGAATATAGGCTTCTTTAAAGGAGTTAACATTCTCAATTTTAATAATTTGTCGGAAAATTTAGACTTGAAACAAAGCGAATTATTAGAAATTTATTCTGGCAATGAGTATAAAAAAGCTAAAGCTGAAAGATTTCCTACTGTGGATTTAAACTTAGGTTTTTTTAATCAACACTATATAGACAACTATCGTTTTAAAGATAAAACCAAAAAACTTGAAGGCTCTATTAGATTTTCTATGCCTCTTTTTACAAGTGGGTTCAATTCTGCAAAAATAGAAGAAGCAAGACTTTTACAAATTGCATCAGCACATAGACATATTAATGCACAAAAAGAGATAAATATAAAACAAAAACAAATTATGAGTGATTTTATCAGTTATATTGATAAATTTGAGATAGCGAAAGATGCTATAGGCTATGCCAAAATTTACGAGGAGTCTATTCAAAAAGGATATGAAGAGGGACTAAAAAATATAGTGGATCTTCTTGATGCTAAAGTCAGAGTGTTTAATAGTGAGAATGAACTTTTAAATGCCGGATATAAATTAATTACAGCTTATTTGGAACTTCAGCATCTAATAGGAAACGTCTCATTGTCTATGATAAAAGATCTAGAAAAAGCGTTTTTATAG
- a CDS encoding MBOAT family O-acyltransferase, which produces MIIVFFGLYFLLKDKMRVKFIAVSSLIFYASWYPPAILLIFFHTFLGIYGGLWIEKSQNKKALFIVIGVALAPLIFFKYFNFFIDYFEITGLILPLGLSFYTFSMIGYYIDIHNKKVKASSSFVDLLLFIAFWPHLAAGPILRAKNIFNNIDNELKLNSDTLALALVLISLGLVKKLLIADNIGGYVNWNLSYGVLSMNAFEALATLLGFGIQIYTDFSGYSDMAIGFALLIGFRLQANFNYPYQATSVREFWHRWHISLSTWFRDYVYIPLGGSNNGKLRTYFNIAIVFVLSGIWHGVGWGFVVWGMLHGIFLIIEKILGELYLKIPKIIRWFITFSLVMVAWVFFRLEYNDALMLLTRLCEFTINPNSMYFVAPICIIILYLPIEHYFKFYSVDKNGYPILNLRRMNIVVLAILVFLALNFSGEILPFIYFEF; this is translated from the coding sequence ATGATAATCGTTTTTTTTGGACTATACTTTTTACTAAAAGATAAGATGAGAGTTAAATTTATAGCCGTATCATCTTTGATTTTTTATGCCTCTTGGTATCCGCCTGCGATTTTATTAATTTTTTTCCATACTTTTTTAGGAATTTACGGTGGACTTTGGATAGAGAAGAGTCAAAATAAAAAGGCCCTTTTTATAGTAATAGGTGTAGCTTTAGCCCCACTTATATTTTTTAAATATTTTAATTTTTTTATAGACTACTTTGAGATAACGGGATTGATCTTGCCTTTAGGATTGTCGTTTTATACTTTTTCCATGATAGGATATTACATAGACATACACAATAAAAAGGTCAAAGCAAGCAGTTCATTTGTGGATCTTTTACTGTTTATAGCATTTTGGCCACATCTTGCTGCTGGACCTATATTAAGAGCAAAAAACATCTTTAACAATATTGATAACGAACTAAAGCTAAATAGTGATACTTTAGCTTTAGCGTTGGTTTTAATATCACTTGGGCTTGTCAAAAAGCTTTTGATAGCAGATAATATTGGTGGATATGTAAATTGGAATTTATCTTACGGTGTACTTAGTATGAATGCTTTTGAAGCATTAGCTACTCTGCTTGGTTTTGGAATTCAAATTTATACTGATTTTAGCGGATATTCCGATATGGCTATAGGATTTGCATTGCTTATTGGGTTTAGATTACAAGCTAATTTTAATTATCCCTATCAAGCTACAAGCGTAAGGGAGTTTTGGCATAGATGGCATATTAGCCTTTCAACTTGGTTTAGAGATTACGTTTATATTCCACTTGGAGGTAGTAATAACGGTAAGCTTAGAACCTATTTTAATATAGCGATAGTCTTTGTACTTTCTGGAATTTGGCATGGTGTAGGATGGGGGTTTGTAGTATGGGGAATGCTACACGGCATTTTTTTAATAATTGAAAAAATTCTTGGAGAACTCTATCTAAAGATCCCAAAAATAATTCGCTGGTTTATTACATTTAGTCTAGTCATGGTAGCTTGGGTATTTTTTAGGCTCGAATACAACGATGCACTTATGCTTTTAACGAGGCTTTGCGAATTTACTATAAATCCAAACAGTATGTATTTTGTAGCACCTATATGTATAATAATATTATATTTACCAATCGAGCATTATTTTAAATTTTATAGTGTAGATAAAAATGGCTATCCTATTCTAAATTTAAGAAGGATGAATATTGTGGTTTTAGCCATATTAGTATTCTTGGCATTGAATTTTAGTGGAGAAATCTTGCCGTTTATATATTTTGAGTTTTAG
- a CDS encoding ParA family protein has translation MVISIINEKGGSGKTTLAVNLAAYLAEDGDNVLLIDADPQRSTGVFCDIRSQLGLKSLFSNVSTTSVSLVYEIKRMRNSFDTIVIDTGGRDNKEMRKAMLTSNVIIIPTVPSQYDVSVLDRMLDLSAQAKELNKELLTLVLVNRVSPNPFLTTELKGLKEYINEAKSEKNLKDVILLESVIYERQVYKKAVINGNSLNEFCKKNDKALTDFQAFYDEFIKIANKNLRR, from the coding sequence ATGGTTATATCTATTATAAACGAAAAGGGCGGGAGCGGAAAGACTACGCTAGCTGTAAATTTAGCCGCTTATTTAGCAGAGGATGGTGATAATGTTTTACTAATAGATGCCGATCCGCAAAGATCTACAGGAGTTTTTTGCGATATTAGAAGTCAGCTGGGTTTAAAATCACTTTTCTCAAATGTTTCAACAACAAGTGTAAGTCTTGTCTATGAGATAAAAAGAATGAGAAATAGCTTTGATACAATAGTAATAGATACTGGTGGGCGCGATAATAAAGAGATGAGAAAAGCTATGCTAACAAGCAATGTCATAATAATCCCAACTGTACCATCTCAATATGACGTAAGCGTCTTAGATAGAATGCTTGATCTTAGTGCCCAAGCCAAAGAGCTAAATAAGGAATTACTTACCTTGGTTCTTGTTAACAGAGTCTCCCCAAATCCTTTTTTAACTACAGAATTAAAAGGGTTAAAAGAATATATAAACGAAGCTAAGAGCGAGAAGAATTTAAAAGATGTTATCTTGCTTGAATCTGTTATCTATGAAAGACAGGTATATAAAAAAGCTGTAATAAACGGAAATAGTTTAAACGAGTTTTGCAAAAAAAATGATAAAGCATTAACCGACTTTCAAGCATTTTACGATGAGTTTATAAAAATAGCAAACAAAAATTTAAGGAGATAA
- a CDS encoding CopG family transcriptional regulator has protein sequence MKNLSNFILNSDVSKNYEAADEKENKTAELEAQLAKYKKLGRPKSENPPTKQMTIYLSENEMEFLEKSAKQRGVTRNQILRDLLTREINVQN, from the coding sequence ATGAAAAATCTGTCAAATTTTATTTTAAACAGCGATGTATCTAAAAATTATGAAGCAGCAGATGAAAAAGAAAACAAAACAGCGGAACTTGAGGCACAACTTGCAAAATATAAAAAACTTGGCCGACCTAAATCAGAAAACCCACCAACTAAGCAGATGACAATTTATCTATCGGAAAACGAAATGGAATTTTTAGAAAAATCAGCAAAACAAAGAGGTGTTACTAGAAATCAGATTTTAAGAGATTTGCTTACCAGGGAGATAAATGTTCAAAATTAG
- a CDS encoding type II toxin-antitoxin system RelE/ParE family toxin → MRVVLTPEFEADLKNILEFYSEKSLEVADDFYYNLYEKLENIAFMPYRFRKNQILNREDTSLPKI, encoded by the coding sequence ATGAGAGTAGTATTAACTCCTGAATTCGAAGCTGACTTAAAAAATATTCTTGAATTTTATTCTGAAAAAAGCTTAGAAGTAGCAGACGATTTTTATTACAATTTATATGAAAAATTAGAGAATATCGCCTTTATGCCTTATCGCTTTAGAAAAAATCAAATACTAAACAGAGAGGACACAAGCTTGCCAAAAATCTAA
- a CDS encoding type II toxin-antitoxin system HicA family toxin: MSNKIHKIIDKMRRSPSSISFNEVQDILVYLGYELSNNAKGSHMIFRKPGYDHVNIPFAKPIKKHYIKKVLELYEEESID; this comes from the coding sequence ATGAGTAATAAAATTCATAAGATAATAGACAAGATGCGAAGATCTCCTTCAAGTATCAGTTTTAATGAGGTGCAGGATATATTAGTTTATTTAGGTTACGAACTTAGCAATAACGCAAAAGGTTCTCACATGATCTTTAGAAAACCAGGCTATGATCATGTCAACATTCCATTTGCTAAACCCATAAAGAAACATTATATCAAGAAAGTTTTAGAACTATACGAAGAAGAGTCTATAGATTAA
- a CDS encoding type II toxin-antitoxin system HicB family antitoxin, with translation MKPQSKNKEYYLNLNYGMIINKEDGEFVAYYKEYPKITGCGDNEIEAIEDLKEAFSCLLDVLIAEGEEIKEPAPVEKKVRVNVILPEKLLKSISELTNNRSVFLSKAAKYAIDNKIAL, from the coding sequence ATGAAACCACAAAGCAAAAACAAAGAATACTACTTAAATTTAAACTATGGCATGATAATCAACAAAGAAGATGGTGAGTTTGTAGCTTACTACAAAGAATATCCTAAAATTACAGGATGTGGGGATAATGAAATAGAAGCTATTGAGGATCTAAAAGAAGCTTTTTCTTGTTTACTTGATGTATTAATAGCAGAAGGAGAAGAAATTAAGGAACCTGCACCGGTTGAAAAGAAAGTAAGAGTTAATGTAATCCTTCCGGAAAAGCTACTAAAATCTATTAGCGAGTTAACAAACAACAGATCAGTCTTTTTAAGTAAGGCTGCGAAGTATGCTATAGACAACAAGATAGCTTTATAA